Proteins found in one Herbiconiux sp. A18JL235 genomic segment:
- a CDS encoding NADP-dependent oxidoreductase has product MKAARFHQHGAPEVLQIDDVETPAPGAGEVRLRVAASAFNPADNGIRAGFLPIPVTLPHTPGYDVSGTVDALGEGVDGLTVGDAVIGFLPMTAPGAAAEFVVAPAEALVAAPTSIALEDAAAIPSVALTAWQALFDEAGLAAGQRILITGAGGTVGGFAVQFAKRAGAHVIATASPRSAASVRAAGADEVIDHTASSVLESVEALDAPVDVLLNLAPFEADEFTALVGRVRDGGVVVSTTAWMPAPDDEARNVRSVVVYVRSDAAQLAEIASLVDSGAVRVEVARRVTLSGLAAVHAEATAGTLRGKVVVLPTVD; this is encoded by the coding sequence ATGAAGGCAGCACGTTTCCACCAGCACGGAGCCCCCGAGGTTCTGCAGATCGACGACGTCGAGACTCCCGCTCCGGGTGCGGGCGAGGTGCGCCTCCGCGTCGCCGCGTCGGCGTTCAACCCGGCCGACAACGGGATCCGGGCGGGCTTCCTGCCCATCCCCGTTACCCTGCCGCACACCCCGGGCTACGACGTCTCCGGCACCGTCGACGCTCTCGGCGAGGGCGTCGACGGGCTCACCGTCGGCGACGCGGTCATCGGCTTCCTGCCCATGACGGCGCCCGGTGCCGCCGCGGAGTTCGTCGTCGCTCCGGCGGAGGCCCTGGTGGCGGCGCCGACCTCGATCGCACTCGAAGACGCGGCGGCGATCCCGTCGGTCGCACTCACCGCGTGGCAGGCCCTGTTCGACGAGGCGGGTCTCGCTGCTGGCCAGCGCATCCTCATCACCGGCGCCGGCGGCACCGTCGGGGGCTTCGCCGTGCAGTTCGCGAAGCGCGCCGGCGCCCACGTCATCGCCACGGCGAGCCCGCGCTCGGCGGCCTCGGTGCGCGCGGCGGGGGCCGACGAGGTGATCGACCACACCGCATCCTCGGTGCTCGAGTCGGTCGAGGCGCTCGACGCCCCGGTCGACGTGCTGCTCAACCTCGCGCCCTTCGAGGCCGACGAGTTCACCGCCCTGGTGGGCCGCGTGCGCGACGGCGGGGTGGTCGTGAGCACGACGGCCTGGATGCCCGCCCCCGACGACGAGGCACGCAACGTCCGTTCTGTGGTCGTCTACGTGCGCAGCGACGCAGCCCAGCTCGCCGAGATCGCCTCGCTCGTCGACTCCGGCGCCGTGCGCGTCGAGGTCGCGCGCCGCGTCACCCTCTCGGGCCTCGCGGCCGTGCACGCCGAGGCCACGGCGGGAACGCTCCGCGGCAAGGTCGTCGTGCTCCCCACGGTCGACTGA
- a CDS encoding MarR family winged helix-turn-helix transcriptional regulator, which yields MTDESTDAALDPAELGAYFALIEVSSLLRHAVEQQLKEAGDLSYVQFQLLATLGDSPDGSRRMTDLADGVVYSRSGLTHQAGLLEKAGLVTRAPSLEDERSVTVTITQTGRDRLATVFPGHIQVLKKLFLAPIDADDVAELGRALSVVRDHMRSNPPRSAAPRRRR from the coding sequence ATGACCGACGAGTCGACCGATGCAGCGCTCGATCCCGCCGAACTCGGCGCTTACTTCGCTCTCATCGAGGTGAGCAGCCTGCTGCGGCATGCCGTCGAGCAGCAGCTCAAGGAGGCGGGCGACCTCAGCTACGTGCAGTTCCAGCTGCTCGCCACCCTCGGCGACTCCCCCGACGGCAGCAGACGGATGACCGACCTCGCCGACGGGGTCGTCTACAGCCGGAGCGGCCTCACCCACCAGGCGGGGCTGCTCGAGAAGGCCGGGCTGGTGACTCGCGCGCCGTCACTCGAGGACGAACGGAGCGTGACGGTGACGATCACGCAGACCGGTCGCGACCGGCTCGCGACGGTGTTTCCGGGGCACATCCAGGTGCTGAAGAAGCTGTTCCTCGCGCCGATCGACGCCGACGACGTGGCCGAGCTCGGGCGCGCACTCTCGGTCGTTCGCGACCACATGAGGTCGAACCCGCCGCGCTCCGCGGCGCCGCGCCGCCGGCGCTGA
- a CDS encoding sugar ABC transporter substrate-binding protein, giving the protein MITSSRRRFTGRLVTGAAVLAVSALALTGCRAGGGPASDEDKASGDGLVIGWSQRGISGSDWWKTLVEGGQAEADKIGARIELLDANGDTVRQNADVQTLITKGVDVVVMNANDPIGVGPSVQALKDAGIPLVTVNSNLDESLVPDMFCYVAEDQEYTGSLAGEVAANKALEKFGDTGQIKIVGIGGFPGDVLSDLRFNGFMEGYQKVMDAHPGIQTTKLDTKYGEWKPDKALAPIRDVATANPDLKIVYSMSDVMNGGVVQGLQQAGIWGDGIILASYDGGMVSVKEMMDDPTGPLQATASNQPWDQGATAVKMALAAFNDDQSQCPDKTLYIDTTVVTPENAADYYVADDTYVKANEE; this is encoded by the coding sequence ATGATCACGTCATCCCGACGCCGGTTCACCGGCCGCCTCGTCACCGGCGCCGCAGTTCTCGCCGTGTCAGCCCTCGCCCTCACCGGGTGCCGCGCCGGCGGCGGCCCCGCCTCCGACGAAGACAAGGCGAGCGGCGACGGCCTCGTCATCGGCTGGAGCCAACGTGGCATCAGTGGCAGCGACTGGTGGAAGACCCTCGTCGAGGGCGGCCAGGCCGAGGCCGACAAGATCGGCGCCCGCATCGAGCTTCTCGACGCCAACGGCGACACGGTGCGCCAGAACGCCGACGTCCAGACCCTCATCACCAAAGGTGTCGACGTCGTCGTCATGAACGCCAACGACCCGATCGGTGTCGGCCCGTCGGTTCAGGCGCTGAAAGACGCGGGCATCCCGCTCGTGACCGTCAACTCGAACCTCGACGAGAGTCTCGTGCCCGACATGTTCTGCTACGTCGCCGAAGACCAGGAGTACACCGGCTCGCTCGCCGGCGAGGTGGCCGCGAACAAGGCCCTCGAGAAGTTCGGCGACACAGGCCAGATCAAGATCGTCGGCATCGGTGGCTTCCCCGGCGACGTGCTGAGCGATCTGCGCTTCAACGGCTTCATGGAGGGCTACCAGAAGGTGATGGATGCCCACCCGGGCATCCAGACCACGAAGCTCGACACGAAGTACGGCGAGTGGAAGCCCGACAAGGCCCTCGCCCCCATCCGCGACGTGGCCACCGCGAACCCCGACCTCAAGATCGTCTACAGCATGAGCGACGTCATGAACGGCGGCGTGGTGCAGGGCCTCCAGCAGGCGGGCATCTGGGGCGACGGCATCATCCTCGCCAGCTACGACGGCGGCATGGTCTCGGTGAAGGAGATGATGGACGACCCCACCGGCCCGCTCCAGGCCACCGCCTCCAACCAGCCCTGGGACCAGGGCGCCACCGCCGTGAAGATGGCCCTCGCCGCCTTCAACGACGACCAGTCGCAGTGCCCCGACAAGACCCTCTACATCGACACCACCGTCGTCACCCCCGAGAACGCGGCCGACTACTACGTGGCCGACGACACCTACGTGAAGGCGAACGAGGAATGA